In a single window of the Acidobacteriota bacterium genome:
- a CDS encoding DUF2752 domain-containing protein, with the protein MDIPVNPIAQENLSGEISNLPLSSEPQNYQPQGDLWNRKLATTIFVGLTLVFLLSVFYKPAPATPNGDYFSICGFKNLTGYPCPGCGLTHSFCELGKGNVQSALQWNWMGIPLFIFLIFVWLKAIFILIKRFDWALSLDKLATYLKPIRWLAIAFAVYGVGRIVYLLIEKSRG; encoded by the coding sequence ATGGATATACCGGTCAACCCGATTGCTCAGGAAAACCTCAGCGGCGAGATTTCAAACCTGCCATTATCAAGTGAGCCGCAAAATTACCAACCGCAAGGTGATTTATGGAACCGGAAATTGGCGACGACGATTTTCGTCGGACTGACCCTGGTTTTTCTCTTGAGCGTATTTTATAAACCGGCACCGGCAACGCCAAACGGCGATTATTTTTCGATCTGCGGATTTAAAAATTTAACCGGCTACCCTTGTCCGGGCTGCGGGCTGACCCATTCGTTTTGTGAACTGGGGAAGGGCAACGTTCAAAGCGCCTTGCAGTGGAACTGGATGGGGATTCCACTGTTTATCTTTCTGATTTTCGTCTGGTTGAAAGCGATTTTTATCTTGATCAAACGATTTGACTGGGCATTAAGCCTCGATAAACTTGCCACCTATTTAAAACCCATTCGTTGGTTGGCAATTGCTTTTGCGGTTTATGGCGTCGGGCGTATCGTTTACCTTCTGATTGAAAAATCTCGGGGCTGA
- a CDS encoding alpha/beta hydrolase: MILNSATGNLYYEVTGNGAPLVFISGWAMSADVWRPAVASLAANHRCLIYDLRGMARSQPASIEARFNIEDHVDDLHAILQAENIFDAIFVAHEMGALIAEACATKHPQDVAAMVFVSPRASFSKDTIKSLAVFTPASLMLRDIASFPVVRNFVAFRFRQAPPQYRDQLFNDFAELSPRAAYETALSASEGYETSPLEKFVKGNQLPILLVCGDEDKKALAHARTLFDLADDAKLATLRDCGFLPMLEYPQQFARLIESFAESAVAASVKMIRRN; encoded by the coding sequence ATGATTTTAAATTCCGCGACCGGCAATCTTTATTACGAAGTGACAGGCAATGGCGCACCGCTGGTGTTCATCAGCGGATGGGCGATGTCTGCGGATGTCTGGCGACCGGCAGTCGCAAGCCTTGCGGCAAATCATCGTTGTTTGATTTACGACCTTCGCGGAATGGCGCGTTCGCAACCGGCTTCGATTGAGGCGCGATTCAATATCGAAGACCACGTCGATGATTTACATGCCATTTTGCAAGCTGAAAATATTTTCGATGCGATATTTGTGGCGCACGAAATGGGCGCGCTGATTGCCGAAGCCTGCGCCACCAAACATCCGCAGGATGTTGCTGCGATGGTTTTTGTCAGCCCGCGCGCCAGTTTTTCAAAAGACACGATTAAAAGTTTGGCGGTGTTTACCCCGGCATCGTTGATGCTTCGCGACATTGCTTCGTTTCCGGTGGTGCGCAATTTTGTGGCTTTCAGATTTCGTCAGGCTCCGCCGCAGTATCGCGACCAGTTGTTTAATGATTTTGCCGAACTCAGTCCGCGCGCCGCATATGAAACGGCGCTTTCGGCGTCAGAAGGTTATGAAACTTCACCACTCGAAAAATTTGTCAAAGGCAATCAACTGCCGATACTCCTGGTTTGTGGTGACGAAGACAAAAAGGCTCTCGCCCATGCGCGCACACTATTTGACTTGGCTGATGATGCAAAACTTGCAACCCTCAGAGATTGCGGATTCCTGCCGATGCTCGAATATCCGCAGCAATTTGCCAGATTGATTGAAAGTTTTGCCGAAAGCGCGGTTGCCGCGAGCGTAAAAATGATTCGGCGAAACTGA
- a CDS encoding DUF2306 domain-containing protein, translating to MTRTFKIIGWVLMATLATAVTLVSLRYFFFTPEKVTDANFSVHFSEHIFMFLTHVFGGTIALLLGPLQFWGKFRNRRLSAHRWLGRIYLMGILIGGSGGLYMAFVSYGGLPTHIGFGMLASLWLTTGFLAYRTIRRGDTQAHRIWMIRNYSLTFAAVTLRLWIPTFMALGFSFLETYTTVAWIAWVPNLLIAEIYINRRQPQSVKDLSMRIAKEPSVTVEI from the coding sequence ATGACCCGCACATTTAAAATTATCGGATGGGTGTTGATGGCAACCCTGGCCACCGCCGTCACACTGGTTTCTTTGAGATACTTTTTCTTCACGCCTGAAAAGGTTACTGACGCGAATTTTTCAGTGCATTTTTCTGAGCACATCTTCATGTTTTTAACCCATGTTTTCGGCGGCACTATCGCTTTACTCCTTGGCCCGTTGCAATTTTGGGGGAAATTCAGAAACCGGCGATTGAGCGCCCATCGCTGGCTGGGGCGGATTTATTTAATGGGAATTTTGATTGGCGGCAGCGGCGGGCTGTATATGGCATTTGTCTCTTACGGCGGTTTGCCAACCCATATCGGTTTCGGAATGCTTGCTTCACTCTGGTTGACGACGGGGTTTCTCGCTTATCGAACGATTCGTCGCGGCGATACTCAAGCGCATCGCATATGGATGATTCGCAATTACAGTTTAACTTTTGCCGCAGTTACTTTGAGATTATGGATTCCGACTTTTATGGCATTGGGCTTCAGTTTTCTGGAAACCTACACGACTGTCGCGTGGATTGCCTGGGTTCCGAATTTATTAATTGCCGAAATCTATATCAACCGTCGCCAACCTCAAAGTGTAAAAGACCTTTCAATGAGAATCGCGAAAGAGCCATCGGTGACGGTCGAGATTTAA
- the tadA gene encoding tRNA adenosine(34) deaminase TadA, with translation MTVSDEAYMKVALAEALQAAAEDEVPIGAIVVIDGEIKGRGHNRVIQNHDPSAHAEIEALRDAARATGNYRLVGATLFSTIEPCAMCAGAIVQARVNRLVYGAIDEKAGAVETHFNICTTDFLNHRVSLQGNVLEDECRQVIQSFFRQKREKLSGQPTE, from the coding sequence ATGACGGTAAGCGATGAAGCATATATGAAAGTGGCGCTTGCCGAAGCCCTACAGGCAGCGGCGGAAGATGAAGTGCCGATTGGCGCAATCGTCGTCATTGATGGTGAAATCAAGGGGCGTGGTCATAACCGGGTAATTCAAAACCATGACCCGTCAGCACACGCCGAAATCGAAGCCCTGCGGGATGCGGCGCGCGCCACTGGCAATTACCGGTTAGTCGGCGCAACGCTCTTTTCAACCATTGAACCCTGCGCGATGTGCGCCGGCGCGATTGTCCAGGCGCGCGTCAATCGCCTGGTTTATGGTGCGATTGATGAAAAAGCCGGGGCGGTTGAAACGCATTTCAACATCTGCACCACAGATTTTTTGAATCATCGGGTCAGCCTGCAAGGGAATGTTCTTGAGGATGAATGTCGTCAGGTGATACAATCCTTCTTTCGCCAAAAGCGGGAAAAGCTGTCAGGGCAACCAACTGAGTGA
- the dnaX gene encoding DNA polymerase III subunit gamma/tau has protein sequence MSDSQVIARKFRPQTFDQMVGQEAIRRTIENSIQSGRIHHAYLFSGARGVGKTTTARILAKALNCVNGPTIDPCGVCPSCVEIAGSRSIDVMEIDAASNTGVDNVRDVIINTVQISPARDRNKIFIIDEVHMLSNAAFNALLKTLEEPPPRVIFIMATTELHKVPETILSRCQVFEFRTITLKKIYDQLKNIAQEMGVEISEKALLAIARAGEGSMRDAQSALDQVISFAGKQIKDEDVSLALGLVDIETLHETMLAVGEQEARKLLNLVDDMVTRGYDLRNFSRELMSYIRGLLVVKVTGFDAELVQMPASEGETLTRIAERFSEQDLIRFFSILTKTEQDIRTASQPRFQLEIGLMKMLQSRRLFLLEDAIKQLEDLSARLGGQGSSGIGSASGGKSFSPPAPSRSASPSKPSSGSKPPTSFANTLSPPAQTASNLSAARPQTAISESDSPFANPRTTEPVTSSKPTAVQPRAASLPPWEDSAPEINDAYEDESESLAQDFAPVENGNEQNAITRFKHLLEEKKKMMLLSVINLAERIKVSGDTLTIVYKPSDGIYKNQVTSRDNKKLIEEIWREILGRQVTLVVSVGEPSTKPSTEFTAQPKTSAPATPSAEEHPKLRAIADKFKGKIVEIVPIENKS, from the coding sequence ATGTCTGATTCGCAGGTCATCGCCAGAAAATTTCGCCCACAAACTTTCGACCAGATGGTTGGGCAAGAAGCCATTCGTCGCACCATCGAAAATTCCATTCAATCCGGTCGCATTCATCACGCTTATCTGTTTTCCGGCGCGCGCGGCGTAGGCAAAACCACCACGGCGCGCATCCTTGCCAAAGCCTTGAACTGCGTCAACGGTCCGACGATTGACCCCTGTGGCGTCTGTCCTTCGTGCGTGGAAATCGCCGGTTCGCGTTCGATTGACGTGATGGAGATTGACGCTGCCTCAAACACCGGCGTTGATAATGTGCGCGATGTCATCATCAACACGGTACAGATTTCTCCGGCGCGTGACCGCAATAAAATTTTCATCATCGACGAAGTTCATATGCTCTCGAATGCGGCATTCAACGCGCTGTTGAAAACCCTTGAAGAGCCGCCGCCGCGCGTTATTTTCATTATGGCAACCACGGAACTCCACAAGGTTCCCGAAACCATTCTCTCGCGGTGTCAGGTCTTTGAATTTCGCACCATCACGCTGAAAAAAATTTACGACCAACTGAAAAACATCGCTCAGGAAATGGGCGTCGAAATCAGCGAGAAAGCTTTGCTGGCGATTGCCCGCGCCGGTGAAGGCTCGATGCGCGATGCGCAATCGGCGCTTGATCAAGTCATCAGTTTTGCGGGCAAACAGATAAAAGATGAAGATGTTTCGCTTGCCCTCGGCTTAGTCGATATTGAAACGCTGCATGAGACCATGCTGGCTGTAGGCGAACAAGAGGCGCGAAAATTACTCAACCTGGTTGATGACATGGTCACTCGTGGCTATGACCTGAGAAACTTTTCTCGTGAACTGATGAGCTATATTCGCGGCTTGCTGGTCGTCAAAGTCACAGGCTTTGACGCGGAACTCGTGCAAATGCCCGCAAGCGAAGGTGAAACGCTTACACGCATTGCCGAACGATTTTCCGAGCAGGATTTGATTCGCTTCTTTTCGATTCTCACCAAAACCGAACAAGACATTCGCACCGCTTCGCAACCGCGATTCCAACTGGAAATCGGTTTGATGAAGATGCTGCAATCGCGTCGGCTCTTTTTACTCGAAGATGCAATAAAACAACTCGAAGACCTGTCGGCGCGTCTGGGCGGGCAAGGTTCAAGCGGCATCGGTTCCGCGTCGGGTGGCAAGAGTTTCAGCCCGCCTGCGCCGTCGCGTTCTGCCTCGCCGAGCAAACCATCATCGGGAAGCAAACCGCCGACCAGCTTTGCCAATACGCTTTCGCCACCGGCACAAACCGCAAGCAATTTGTCGGCGGCGCGTCCGCAAACCGCAATCAGCGAAAGCGATTCGCCATTTGCAAATCCTCGAACAACTGAGCCGGTAACTTCGAGCAAACCAACAGCCGTTCAACCACGCGCCGCATCGCTGCCGCCCTGGGAAGATTCCGCGCCCGAAATTAATGATGCATACGAAGATGAATCGGAATCGCTTGCGCAGGATTTTGCGCCGGTAGAAAACGGCAATGAACAAAATGCCATTACTCGATTCAAACATCTGCTCGAAGAGAAAAAGAAGATGATGTTATTGTCGGTTATCAACCTGGCAGAACGCATCAAGGTTTCCGGCGATACGCTTACGATTGTTTATAAACCATCGGACGGTATCTATAAAAATCAGGTGACCTCACGCGACAACAAAAAATTGATTGAAGAGATTTGGCGAGAGATATTGGGCAGGCAGGTAACGCTCGTGGTTTCAGTCGGAGAACCCTCAACAAAGCCTTCGACCGAATTCACCGCACAACCGAAAACCTCTGCGCCGGCTACCCCTTCTGCGGAAGAGCATCCGAAACTTCGCGCGATTGCTGATAAATTCAAAGGCAAGATTGTTGAAATCGTTCCCATTGAAAATAAAAGTTGA
- a CDS encoding YbaB/EbfC family nucleoid-associated protein: MKFPGGFDLGNIGEMMKQAKQMQEDMKREMAQVRVEASVGGGIVSVSMNGAKEVLDVKLDPEAVKNGDAEMLQDLILAAVNEAGRKVDEAMKGKLSSKLGGMGLPDGLF, encoded by the coding sequence ATGAAATTCCCCGGCGGATTTGATTTAGGCAACATCGGTGAAATGATGAAGCAAGCCAAGCAGATGCAGGAAGACATGAAACGCGAAATGGCGCAGGTGCGTGTCGAAGCGAGCGTCGGCGGCGGCATCGTTTCCGTTTCCATGAACGGCGCCAAAGAGGTGCTTGATGTCAAACTCGACCCCGAAGCTGTAAAAAACGGCGACGCTGAAATGCTCCAGGATTTAATTCTGGCAGCGGTCAACGAAGCCGGTCGCAAAGTTGATGAAGCGATGAAAGGAAAACTCAGTTCAAAACTCGGCGGCATGGGGTTGCCGGACGGACTATTTTAA
- the recR gene encoding recombination mediator RecR has product MLDYAEPVTKLIDELKRLPGVGHKSAQRIAFYILRADRIETDKLIAAINEVKERIVFCSVCNNLTDIDPCRYCSSPTRDKSTILVVEEPYNIVTFEKTREYKGLYHVLHGALSPIRGIHPDDLKIKNLLERLRSDEVKEIILATNPNTEGEATANYLSRLIKPLGVRITRIAMGVPVGSDLEYADEVTMHKALANRHEM; this is encoded by the coding sequence ATGCTTGATTACGCTGAACCGGTTACCAAGTTAATCGATGAGTTGAAGCGCTTGCCCGGCGTCGGTCACAAATCGGCGCAACGTATCGCCTTTTATATTCTGCGCGCTGACCGCATTGAAACCGATAAATTGATTGCCGCAATCAATGAAGTCAAAGAGCGCATCGTTTTCTGTTCGGTATGCAACAACCTCACAGACATCGACCCCTGTCGCTATTGTTCAAGCCCGACGCGCGATAAATCAACGATTCTCGTCGTCGAAGAACCCTACAATATTGTGACCTTTGAAAAAACCCGCGAATATAAAGGGCTTTATCACGTGTTGCATGGCGCATTGTCGCCGATTCGCGGCATTCACCCGGATGATTTGAAGATTAAAAATCTGCTGGAACGATTGCGCTCCGATGAAGTGAAAGAAATCATTCTGGCGACCAATCCGAATACCGAGGGTGAAGCGACAGCCAATTATTTGTCGCGGTTGATTAAGCCGCTTGGTGTGCGCATCACGCGCATTGCAATGGGGGTTCCGGTGGGTTCCGACCTCGAATATGCCGATGAAGTGACCATGCACAAAGCGCTCGCTAATCGCCATGAAATGTAG